A region from the Pelobates fuscus isolate aPelFus1 chromosome 3, aPelFus1.pri, whole genome shotgun sequence genome encodes:
- the ST7 gene encoding suppressor of tumorigenicity 7 protein isoform X5, which translates to MFGTESSLSMFLNTLTPKFYVALTGTSSLISGLILIFEWWYFRKYGTSFIEQVSVSHLRPLLGGVDNNTPSNSNTSNGDADSSRQNVSECKVWRNPLNLFRGAEYNRYTWVTGREPLTYYDMNLSAQDHQTFFTCDTDHMRPADANKRESPAAHPLCAARVDEEVLVLAAMVMQKAWRERNPQARISAAHEALELNECATAFILLAEEEATTIVEAEKLFKQALKAGEGCYRRSQQLQHHGAQYEAQHRRDTNVLVYIKRRLAMCARKLGRTREAVKMMRDLMKEFPLLSMFNIHENLLEALLELQAYADVQAVLAKYDDISLPKSATICYTAALLKARAVSDKFSPEAASRRGLSTAEMNAVEAIHRAVEFNPHVPKYLLEMKSLILPPEHILKRGDSEAIAYAFFHLQHWKRVEGALNLLHCTWEGTFRMIPYPLEKGHLFYPYPICTETADRELLPSFHEVSVYPKKELPFFILFTAGLCSFTAMLALLTHQFPELMGVFAKAFLSTLFAPLNFVMEKVESILPSSLWHQLTRI; encoded by the exons ATATTTGAATGGTGGTATTTCCGTAAATACGGAACGTCATTCATTGAGCAAGTCTCTGTGAGTCATTTGCGCCCTCTATTGGGAGGGGTTGATAATAACACTCCAAGCAACTCAAACACAAGTAACGGGGACGCTGATTCCAGTCGACAAAATGTTTCAG AATGTAAAGTCTGGCGGAACCCATTAAATCTCTTCCGAGGAGCAGAGTATAACAG ATACACATGGGTAACGGGACGTGAGCCGTTGACATATTATGACATGAATCTTTCAGCGCAGGACCACCAGACATTCTTCACGTGTGACACGGATCACATGCGGCCGGCAGATGCAA ataaacgAGAATCCCCAGctgcccatcccctctgtgctgctcgaGTTGATGAGGAAGTGTTAGTTTTAGCAGCAATgg taatgcaaaaagcctggagggaaaGAAACCCACAAGCCAGAATTTCTGCTGCACACGAAGCGTTAGAATTAAATGA aTGCGCCACTGCATTTATTCTTTTGGCTGAAGAAGAAGCAACTACAATTGTTGAAGCAGAGAAGCTATTTAAGCAAGCACTAAAGGCCGGCGAAGGCTGTTACAGACGTAGCCAACAGCTACAGCACCACGGGGCACAATACGAAGCACAGCACC GACGAGACACAAATGTACTTGTGTACATTAAAAGGAGGTTAGCAATGTGTGCGAGGAAGCTTGGAAGGACAAGAGAAGCAGTGAAGATGATGCGGGAT TTAATGAAGGAGTTCCCACTGCTAAGTATGTTTAATATCCACGAGAACTTATTAGAAGCTCTGCTGGAGCTCCAAGCGTACGCAGACGTGCAAGCAGTTTTAGCAAAGTATGACG atataAGCTTACCCAAATCAGCAACAATATGCTACACAGCTGCACTTCTCAAAGCTCGAGCAGTGTCAGACAA ATTCTCTCCAGAAGCCGCGTCACGCCGCGGGCTCAGCACAGCAGAAATGAATGCTGTCGAAGCAATTCACAGAGCAGTAGAATTCAATCCACATGTGCCAAAA TATCTTCTAGAAATGAAAAGTTTAATTCTGCCCCCCGAGCACATCCTGAAGAGAGGGGACAGTGAAGCAATCGCATACGCTTTCTTTCACCTCCAGCACTGGAAAAGGGTAGAGGGAGCTTTAAATCTCTTACATTGTACGTGGGAAGGGA CGTTCAGAATGATCCCATACCCACTTGAAAAGGGTCATCTTTTCTATCCATATCCCATCTGTACAGAAACAGCAGACAGAGAATTACTGCCAT CTTTTCACGAAGTTTCAGTTTACCCAAAGAAGGAACTTCCGTTCTTCATCCTTTTCACAGCCGGCCTGTGCTCTTTCACAGCCATGTTGGCACTTCTCACACACCAGTTTCCAGAACTCATGGGAGTCTTTGCAAAAGCA TTCCTGAGCACATTGTTTGCCCCTTTAAATTTTGTAATGGAAAAAGTTGAAAGCATCCTTCCTTCCAGTTTGTGGCATCAACTCACTCGGATTTAA